In Rhodospirillaceae bacterium, the following are encoded in one genomic region:
- a CDS encoding DNA topoisomerase IV subunit B, which translates to MSDLFQNAAQDESGYSAKDIEVLEGLEPVRRRPGMYIGGTDEHALHHLVAEILDNSMDEAVAGHASRIELHLSADNTIRVSDNGRGIPVDPHPKFKKQSALEVILTTLHSGGKFSDKAYQTSGGLHGVGLSVVNALSNSLTVEVARNRTLYTQGYAYGKPTTKLVNNGAVQNRRGTTITFHPDPKIFGDKFHFRPSTLYRMARSKAYLFKGVEIRWSCDEGLVREGDETPTNASLHFPGGLADFLNTHLENRKTLTENVFFGQATLNSGSGTVEWAVAWPLDEDGFFNSYCNTVPTPQGGTHESGLRSALAKGLRAHAELLNNKQAAKVITADDVVGDACIMLSVFIRDPQFQGQTKERLATVEATRLVENALRDHFDHWLSGDPRTARFLLDHVADRAATRLRRKKAKETKRASATRKLR; encoded by the coding sequence ATGAGTGACCTTTTCCAAAATGCAGCACAGGACGAAAGTGGCTATTCCGCCAAGGACATTGAGGTCCTGGAAGGATTGGAACCTGTTCGCCGGCGCCCGGGAATGTACATCGGCGGCACGGACGAGCACGCTTTGCATCATTTGGTTGCCGAGATCCTCGATAATTCCATGGACGAAGCTGTCGCGGGTCATGCCAGCCGTATTGAATTACACCTGAGTGCCGACAACACGATCCGTGTATCTGATAATGGTCGCGGCATCCCAGTTGACCCACACCCAAAGTTCAAGAAGCAATCGGCGTTGGAAGTTATCCTGACCACCCTGCACTCAGGTGGAAAATTCTCAGACAAGGCATATCAGACTTCTGGTGGATTACACGGCGTAGGTCTTTCTGTGGTCAACGCCTTATCAAATTCGCTGACCGTCGAAGTCGCGCGCAACCGGACACTCTACACCCAGGGCTATGCCTACGGTAAGCCGACCACCAAGCTTGTGAACAATGGCGCGGTTCAGAACCGTCGCGGTACGACGATCACCTTTCATCCGGACCCTAAAATCTTCGGCGATAAATTTCATTTCAGGCCGTCCACATTGTACCGCATGGCGCGCTCGAAGGCGTATCTTTTCAAGGGCGTTGAAATTCGTTGGTCTTGCGATGAAGGACTTGTGAGAGAAGGCGACGAGACGCCAACCAATGCTTCGCTTCACTTTCCAGGCGGTCTCGCCGATTTCTTGAACACCCATCTTGAGAATCGTAAGACCCTGACAGAAAACGTTTTTTTTGGACAGGCAACGCTCAATAGCGGGTCTGGCACGGTTGAATGGGCGGTTGCGTGGCCGCTGGATGAGGATGGATTCTTTAACTCTTATTGCAACACGGTCCCGACACCGCAAGGCGGCACCCATGAATCCGGACTTCGTTCTGCCCTGGCAAAAGGCCTGCGCGCCCATGCTGAACTACTGAACAACAAACAAGCGGCCAAGGTCATCACTGCCGACGACGTTGTTGGCGATGCCTGCATCATGTTGTCGGTCTTTATTCGTGATCCGCAGTTTCAGGGACAAACCAAGGAACGACTTGCGACTGTGGAAGCAACCCGGCTGGTCGAGAACGCGCTACGCGACCATTTCGATCACTGGCTTTCAGGCGACCCGAGAACTGCACGGTTTTTGCTGGATCACGTCGCAGATCGGGCAGCAACACGTCTACGGCGGAAAAAAGCCAAAGAAACCAAGCGCGCTTCGGCAACCCGAAAGCTGCG